A single genomic interval of Pyrus communis chromosome 5, drPyrComm1.1, whole genome shotgun sequence harbors:
- the LOC137734697 gene encoding small ribosomal subunit protein eS4x, translating to MARGLKKHLKRLNAPKHWMLDKLGGAFAPKPSSGPYKSRECLPLVIILRNRLKYALTYREVISILMQRHVLVDGKVRTDKTYPSGFMDVISIPKTNENFRLLYDTKGRFRLHSIRDEEAKFKLCKVRSVQFGQKGIPYINTYDGRTIRYPDPLIKANDTIKLDLEANKITDFIKFDVGNVVMVTGGRNRGRVGVIKNREKHKGSFETIHVQDATGHEFATRLGNVFTLGKGTKPWVSLPKGKGIKLTIIEEAKKRQAAQQAATA from the exons GCGAGAGGTTTGAAGAAGCATTTGAAGAGGCTCAACGCCCCGAAGCATTGGATGCTCGACAAACTTGGCGGAGCATTT GCACCTAAGCCTTCATCTGGGCCTTACAAGTCCAGGGAATGCCTTCCCTTGGTCATTATTCTACGAAACCGATTGAAATATGCTCTAACTTACCGGGAGGTCATTTCCATCTTGATGCAACGGCATGTTCTGGTTGACGGCAAGGTTAGGACTGACAAAACATATCCTTCCGGTTTCATGG ATGTTATTTCAATCCCCAAAACAAATGAGAATTTCCGTCTCCTTTATGACACAAAGGGTCGGTTCCGTCTCCACTCAATCCGGGACGAAGAGGCAAag TTCAAACTTTGCAAGGTCCGGTCTGTGCAATTTGGGCAGAAGGGCATCCCATACATTAACACCTACGACGGACGGACCATCCGCTACCCTGACCCTCTCATCAAGGCCAACGACACTATAAAGCTTGACCTAGAGGCCAACAAGATCACCGACTTCATTAAGTTCGATGTTGGCAATGTGGTGATGGTTACCGGTGGAAGGAACAGAGGGCGTGTTGGAGTAATCAAGAACAGGGAGAAACACAAGGGAAGTTTCGAGACAATACACGTCCAGGATGCCACCGGCCATGAGTTTGCTACTCGATTGGGCAATGTGTTCACCCTTGGCAAGGGGACAAAGCCGTGGGTAAGTCTTCCCAAGGGAAAGGGTATCAAGCTGACCATCATTGAAGAGGCGAAAAAGAGGCAAGCAGCCCAACAGGCAGCGACGGCATAA